A stretch of Acidobacteriota bacterium DNA encodes these proteins:
- a CDS encoding ABC transporter permease, with protein MDTVMSIWRDLKLACKSLVKARAFTFVCVLSLGLGMTPVIAVPFATRVFTMVPPGLNTDGLIELVTTAQGSRSATSLWSYPDFVEFQNANVGAALTAWSPAGAEVAFDPSQGGKVTVDAMFVSPNYFAVTGMTLAQGPGFSETTDPIVVVGHTFWQRALGSDPNIVGRPITVNKVPHTVVGVGPASFGGHRGAQTSELFLPLGRHPSVLADATIRFDRAKEWVSILGRLSPGTDMVQVRGGVAAVTTQLAKDHSATNESKLGTVEPYHPIGSLDAADLTIIQAWAQTIATLPLLVICLNITGMVQVRGSMRERELSIRQAIGASRKRLMQQMLAESVVLAALGAMLASLVLFNIPPLLAWWVGEPLPEPFANALRLDFRMIAIVTGMCLATSLVFGWLPAARFSRPVIITVLKDDAGTGGVRAGRLQRVATALQVAIATPLLILSGMTLDRVRATATDHLGFESELLYSAPLPLDAIEGANAAFKVRSAQETLAQTSGVASVTVADGLPLDFRYRMTRVATIPDENAAPKIVAIHVTRVGDGYLETLGIPLIRGREFSRDDRVGAAEVAIVAKPLAERLFPDADPIGKRVTFRPGEKSERTLTIVGVTADFPTSQMSTDRAQLLLPLAQHPAVLEDAVGVDDDFGGSATLMLVARSTPGEQPKAITAALERVLRALDPEFEPASIVTGTWLREKSVNDFLTQSAVAGVVGGVLLLLAALGIYGVVGLMVATRVREIAVRVALGASRRRVMGMVLFDVVKLVLPGVGVGVLIAVAFVKLNGRDFGIPLSDFEPLAYLAGSTVTLLIAVLASIAPARRAASIAPMLAMRSE; from the coding sequence ATGGACACGGTGATGAGCATCTGGCGCGATCTGAAACTGGCCTGTAAATCGCTGGTGAAGGCTCGGGCATTCACATTTGTGTGCGTGCTCTCGCTGGGCCTTGGGATGACACCCGTCATCGCCGTCCCGTTCGCCACGCGGGTCTTCACGATGGTCCCCCCCGGGCTGAACACGGACGGCCTGATCGAACTGGTGACGACGGCCCAGGGGTCGCGCAGCGCCACGAGCCTGTGGTCGTATCCAGACTTTGTCGAGTTCCAGAATGCCAACGTCGGCGCAGCGCTGACCGCTTGGTCGCCGGCTGGGGCGGAAGTGGCCTTCGATCCCTCACAAGGAGGGAAGGTCACGGTGGACGCGATGTTCGTGTCGCCGAACTATTTCGCCGTGACCGGCATGACGCTTGCGCAGGGGCCCGGCTTCAGCGAGACCACCGATCCCATTGTTGTCGTGGGCCACACCTTCTGGCAGAGAGCGCTGGGCTCCGATCCCAACATCGTGGGCAGACCTATCACGGTGAACAAGGTTCCGCACACAGTCGTCGGCGTCGGACCGGCTTCGTTCGGCGGCCATCGAGGCGCCCAGACGTCCGAGCTCTTCCTTCCGCTCGGGCGGCACCCGAGCGTTCTGGCCGACGCCACGATTCGATTCGACCGCGCCAAAGAGTGGGTCAGCATCCTCGGCCGGCTGTCACCAGGCACCGACATGGTCCAGGTCCGAGGTGGTGTGGCGGCTGTCACCACACAGTTGGCGAAGGATCACTCCGCCACCAACGAATCCAAGCTTGGCACCGTCGAGCCTTACCACCCGATTGGCAGTCTCGATGCGGCAGATCTCACAATCATCCAGGCCTGGGCGCAGACCATTGCAACGCTGCCGCTCCTGGTGATCTGCCTGAACATCACCGGCATGGTGCAGGTGCGTGGCTCGATGCGCGAACGCGAGCTCTCCATCCGCCAGGCGATCGGCGCCAGCCGCAAACGCCTGATGCAGCAGATGCTCGCGGAGTCCGTGGTGCTCGCGGCACTGGGCGCGATGCTGGCGTCGCTGGTCCTCTTCAACATTCCTCCCTTGCTGGCGTGGTGGGTTGGCGAGCCGCTGCCGGAGCCCTTCGCAAACGCGTTGCGTCTTGACTTCAGGATGATCGCGATCGTGACCGGCATGTGCCTCGCGACAAGTCTCGTGTTCGGATGGCTGCCGGCTGCACGTTTCAGCCGGCCCGTGATTATCACCGTGCTGAAGGACGACGCCGGCACGGGCGGTGTGAGAGCAGGCCGCCTCCAGCGTGTGGCGACGGCCCTTCAGGTGGCGATTGCCACGCCGTTGCTGATTCTGAGCGGCATGACACTCGACCGCGTGCGGGCGACTGCGACTGACCACCTCGGATTCGAATCCGAACTCCTGTACTCCGCGCCGCTGCCGCTGGACGCGATTGAAGGCGCGAACGCGGCGTTCAAAGTGCGAAGCGCCCAGGAGACCCTGGCGCAAACCAGCGGAGTCGCGTCTGTCACGGTCGCGGACGGCCTGCCGCTGGACTTCCGGTACCGGATGACCAGGGTGGCGACCATCCCGGACGAAAACGCAGCGCCGAAAATAGTCGCCATCCATGTGACGCGGGTCGGCGACGGATACCTTGAGACACTGGGTATTCCGCTCATCCGAGGACGCGAATTCAGTCGTGACGATCGCGTGGGCGCCGCAGAGGTTGCCATTGTCGCCAAGCCGCTCGCTGAGCGGCTGTTCCCTGACGCGGACCCCATTGGTAAGCGCGTCACGTTCCGCCCCGGCGAAAAATCCGAGCGGACACTTACCATCGTGGGCGTCACGGCGGACTTTCCAACTTCACAAATGAGCACCGATCGCGCGCAGTTGCTGCTGCCGCTCGCGCAACACCCGGCTGTCCTCGAAGACGCTGTCGGTGTGGACGACGACTTCGGCGGAAGCGCCACCTTGATGCTGGTGGCACGCAGCACCCCAGGGGAACAGCCGAAGGCGATAACCGCGGCTCTGGAGCGAGTGCTCCGAGCCCTTGATCCCGAGTTTGAGCCCGCCAGCATCGTCACCGGCACCTGGCTGAGGGAGAAGAGTGTGAATGATTTCCTGACGCAGTCGGCGGTGGCAGGAGTGGTGGGTGGTGTGCTCCTGCTGCTGGCCGCGCTTGGCATCTACGGTGTTGTGGGCCTGATGGTGGCGACGCGAGTTCGCGAAATTGCCGTGCGAGTTGCCCTGGGCGCGTCGCGGCGCCGCGTGATGGGCATGGTGCTGTTCGACGTGGTGAAACTGGTGCTGCCTGGCGTTGGTGTGGGTGTGCTGATCGCCGTCGCCTTCGTCAAACTGAATGGCCGGGACTTCGGCATCCCGCTGAGCGATTTTGAACCGCTGGCGTATCTCGCCGGCTCGACGGTCACCCTGCTCATTGCCGTGCTGGCCAGCATCGCGCCGGCGCGCCGCGCGGCGTCCATTGCGCCGATGCTGGCTATGCGATCGGAATAA
- a CDS encoding FAD-dependent oxidoreductase has translation MPDVVVIGGGVVGVACARELAQRGAKVTVLERDRIGHGCSYGNAGWLTPSLASPLPNPAMLPKAMQWMFNPESPLYIQPRPGSLIPAMAGRVLDVGAKGQNERGTEALVELCRVSVDLWEEVAKRAPGSFGFERHGLLAVYEKAESFEAARSSVDFVASRGIRAERWTSDEVREREPAVVGKQVGGYFYPDDAHCEPYRAVTTLAAEARAAGVTFVEGAEVFGISGSGSGPRMLKTTRGEVKADRLVVATGPWSEQLGSMLGVRLPVLGAKGYSLLLPRANPHPTRSIYLIERKVAVNPHADALRIAGTLELVRNDFSINARRVDVILRGAKAMLNLGDSPVVRETWRGLRPCTPDGMPLIGRARGGGEVWLATGHQMTGLKTATGTGLLLAQLMSGETPRFDPEPFRADRY, from the coding sequence ATGCCGGACGTCGTCGTGATCGGCGGTGGAGTGGTGGGCGTGGCGTGCGCCCGGGAGTTGGCCCAGCGGGGCGCGAAGGTCACAGTGCTCGAGCGCGATCGCATCGGGCACGGGTGCTCGTATGGCAACGCCGGCTGGCTCACGCCGTCGCTGGCCTCGCCCCTGCCGAATCCAGCGATGCTGCCCAAGGCGATGCAGTGGATGTTCAATCCGGAGAGCCCGCTCTACATCCAGCCGCGCCCTGGATCCCTCATACCTGCGATGGCTGGCCGGGTTCTTGATGTCGGCGCGAAAGGCCAGAATGAGCGTGGCACCGAGGCACTCGTCGAATTGTGCCGCGTGAGCGTGGACCTCTGGGAGGAAGTGGCGAAGCGCGCGCCCGGCTCGTTTGGCTTCGAGCGTCATGGCCTGCTGGCCGTGTACGAAAAAGCCGAATCGTTTGAGGCCGCCCGATCGTCAGTGGACTTTGTCGCGAGCCGAGGCATTCGAGCGGAGCGCTGGACCTCGGATGAAGTCCGCGAACGCGAGCCCGCCGTCGTGGGCAAACAGGTAGGCGGTTACTTCTATCCCGACGATGCGCATTGCGAACCGTATCGAGCGGTGACGACGCTTGCGGCAGAAGCCAGGGCCGCGGGCGTGACGTTTGTCGAGGGCGCTGAAGTCTTCGGTATCTCCGGTAGCGGCTCAGGTCCGCGGATGTTGAAGACCACTCGGGGTGAGGTGAAGGCAGACCGCCTTGTGGTGGCCACGGGGCCGTGGTCAGAGCAACTCGGTTCGATGCTGGGTGTGCGCTTGCCGGTGCTGGGCGCAAAGGGATACTCGCTGCTTCTGCCGCGCGCCAATCCGCATCCCACGCGGTCGATCTATCTCATCGAACGCAAAGTGGCCGTCAATCCGCACGCTGATGCGCTGCGCATTGCCGGCACCCTTGAGTTGGTTCGAAACGATTTTTCGATCAATGCCCGTCGCGTGGATGTGATCCTGCGCGGCGCGAAGGCGATGCTCAACCTGGGCGATTCGCCAGTAGTGCGCGAAACCTGGCGCGGACTGCGGCCCTGCACACCCGACGGGATGCCGCTCATCGGTCGCGCGCGTGGTGGCGGTGAGGTGTGGCTGGCCACGGGCCACCAGATGACCGGGCTCAAGACCGCCACGGGTACAGGTCTGCTGCTCGCGCAGTTGATGTCTGGCGAGACGCCTCGCTTCGACCCCGAACCCTTCCGCGCAGATCGGTACTGA
- the folB gene encoding dihydroneopterin aldolase, whose product MIGTTGLHNLRVDAIVGIYPHERDKAQTLFLDIELDYDFGPAAESDVISDAVDYDGVASSVTELIQTRRFQLLEAMAEATAAMVLERVPVVQEVRLEIRKPAAVPAAASSFVRVTRRRA is encoded by the coding sequence ATGATCGGCACCACCGGCCTCCACAATCTCCGCGTCGACGCCATCGTCGGCATCTATCCGCACGAGCGCGACAAGGCCCAGACGCTGTTCCTGGATATCGAACTCGACTACGACTTCGGCCCGGCGGCGGAGTCTGATGTCATCTCTGACGCCGTGGACTACGACGGCGTCGCGTCGTCGGTCACCGAGTTGATTCAGACCCGCCGTTTCCAACTTCTTGAGGCGATGGCAGAAGCGACGGCGGCGATGGTGCTTGAACGCGTCCCTGTCGTACAGGAAGTGCGACTGGAGATCCGGAAGCCCGCCGCTGTGCCCGCGGCCGCCAGTTCGTTTGTGCGTGTCACGCGGAGGCGTGCGTGA
- a CDS encoding SDR family oxidoreductase — MRKPRTDGAPVAVVTGGARRLGRHLCATLAARGYRVVVIYRASADDAEALAAEIGEGGGTARALQADIGVAAQVHEAFDNIAEHEGRVDLLINNVGNYNPQDVTLLDPAVWDATLATNLSGAYYCCFHAITLMPNGGQIISIGMAGLEGIRANRRGADYYVSKTGLLVLTRALASGYATRQIRVNMVSPGQLDNSIDLPPPDLIGLEVPLGRAGTVQDISQAVEYLLDATYVTGANIDVAGGYRL; from the coding sequence GTGAGGAAGCCGCGCACCGACGGGGCGCCAGTCGCCGTTGTGACCGGCGGTGCCCGGCGGCTGGGTCGTCATTTGTGCGCGACCCTGGCTGCTCGGGGTTACCGCGTTGTAGTCATCTACCGCGCGTCGGCGGATGATGCGGAGGCATTGGCGGCCGAGATTGGCGAAGGCGGCGGCACGGCAAGGGCGCTTCAGGCGGACATCGGCGTGGCGGCGCAGGTGCACGAGGCGTTCGACAACATTGCCGAGCACGAAGGCCGCGTCGACTTGCTGATCAACAACGTCGGGAACTACAACCCGCAGGACGTCACGCTGCTGGATCCGGCGGTATGGGACGCCACACTCGCCACCAACCTGTCGGGCGCGTACTACTGCTGCTTTCACGCCATCACCCTCATGCCGAATGGCGGACAGATCATCAGCATCGGCATGGCGGGCCTGGAGGGAATTCGCGCCAACCGGCGCGGCGCCGATTACTACGTCAGCAAGACGGGCCTGCTGGTGCTGACGCGTGCGCTCGCGTCCGGCTACGCCACCCGCCAGATTCGCGTGAACATGGTCTCGCCGGGCCAACTCGACAACTCAATCGATCTGCCGCCGCCCGACCTGATCGGCCTGGAAGTGCCGCTCGGCCGCGCCGGCACGGTCCAGGACATCAGCCAGGCGGTGGAGTACTTACTCGACGCCACCTATGTCACCGGCGCGAACATCGACGTCGCCGGCGGATACCGACTGTAA
- a CDS encoding phosphatidylserine/phosphatidylglycerophosphate/cardiolipin synthase family protein: MRTTTSSFVPLWDRQAEWQRRMDMVRQAREFLYLSLFYIEYDAYGREMLDALLEAQRRGVRVQLIIDGFGQRLGGVLMTRADRAALSAALAALRAAGAVVTMYRPPRFVQRRLAGGHHVKIQVSEAGEAILSSGNVTKSSFDGWNEYAMAVRGAVVPVLLESCALIGGVVSPQHVAQLQAIAATEPGDITLDYWFCNPNLHQGPTGALGWRGPNALTDRMIEMVDASQRSLRMTSFYFKPTESLMAAVLRAARRGVHVEVHHSHRDALPATDLAWIAAAVRYRDLFSAGVHIYENRHGEHSKIVLVDDEWVACGSYNFEDAAHDRLAEAMLASRDERVVAPARAIFDGLRRDPDNEQVTPGVMDQWPAWVWRRVARYGRFKRWM; this comes from the coding sequence ATGCGAACTACAACCTCGTCGTTCGTGCCGCTGTGGGACCGGCAGGCGGAGTGGCAGCGGCGCATGGACATGGTGCGGCAGGCGCGGGAGTTCCTCTACCTGTCGCTGTTCTACATCGAGTACGACGCCTACGGGCGCGAGATGCTGGATGCGCTGCTTGAGGCGCAACGGCGCGGCGTGCGCGTGCAGCTGATCATTGACGGTTTCGGCCAGCGACTGGGCGGTGTGTTGATGACTCGCGCCGACCGCGCCGCGCTGTCTGCGGCACTTGCCGCGTTGCGCGCCGCCGGTGCGGTGGTGACGATGTATCGGCCGCCGCGATTTGTGCAACGGCGACTGGCCGGCGGGCATCACGTGAAGATTCAGGTGTCGGAAGCCGGCGAAGCCATCCTCAGCAGCGGCAATGTCACCAAGTCGTCGTTTGACGGCTGGAACGAATACGCGATGGCCGTGCGCGGAGCCGTCGTGCCCGTACTGCTTGAGAGCTGCGCACTGATCGGCGGCGTTGTGTCACCGCAACACGTGGCCCAGCTGCAGGCGATAGCGGCGACCGAACCCGGAGACATCACCCTCGACTACTGGTTCTGCAACCCCAACCTGCATCAGGGTCCAACGGGCGCGTTGGGTTGGCGTGGGCCGAACGCGCTCACCGACCGCATGATCGAGATGGTGGACGCGTCGCAGCGGTCACTCCGCATGACCAGTTTTTACTTCAAGCCCACTGAGTCGCTCATGGCTGCAGTGTTGCGTGCCGCGCGTCGTGGCGTACACGTCGAGGTGCACCATTCCCATCGCGACGCGCTGCCGGCGACCGATCTGGCCTGGATCGCGGCGGCCGTCCGCTACCGCGATCTGTTTTCGGCCGGCGTCCACATCTATGAAAACCGGCACGGCGAACATTCCAAGATCGTCCTGGTAGACGACGAGTGGGTGGCGTGCGGCAGCTACAATTTCGAGGATGCGGCTCACGATCGGTTGGCTGAGGCGATGCTGGCGAGCCGAGACGAGCGGGTAGTGGCGCCGGCTCGAGCGATCTTCGACGGACTGCGGCGGGATCCGGACAACGAGCAGGTAACGCCCGGGGTGATGGACCAATGGCCGGCGTGGGTGTGGCGGCGCGTGGCGCGCTACGGCCGGTTCAAGCGGTGGATGTAA
- the glgB gene encoding 1,4-alpha-glucan branching protein GlgB, producing MNRVVTDYEAYLFGEGTWLRAWEKLGARPAVVEDKAGYTFAVWAPTASRVSVVGNFNGWDASAHPMRNLGVSGLWETFIPGVAEGEPYKFELQSALGGPSFTKADPFALAAEHPPRTASVTSTLGRHEWHDHSWMDARTLRGVALDAPMSIYEVHPGSWRRKPEEGNRSLNWKELSNELIPYVKQLGFTHIELMPVMEHPYEPSWGYQVTGYFAPTSRFGSPDDFRAFVDTCHLNGIGVILDWVPGHFPKDAHGLARFDGSALYEHEDPRQGEHQDWGTLIFNYGRHEIRNFLLTNALYWLESFHVDGLRVDAVASMLYLDYSRDAGQWIPNRHGGRENLDAIDFFRELNTITHEQHPGTAIIAEESTAFPAVSRPTWVGGLGFTYKWNMGWMNDILTYVSKDPVFRRWEHQHLTFSMLYAWNENFVLPFSHDEVVHGKGSLMTRIPGDEWQRAATLRTLFAFMYVHPGKKLMFMGSEFGQWHEWSHERSLDWHLLAGPVHSGLQRFVTDLNHRYLAEPSLYQVDFAEAGFEWIDCNDHEASVISLIRRATDPTDWVVAVLNWTPIVRHDYRIGVPEAGFYEELLNSDAEVYGGSNVGNEGGRQTEDVPRHGHQQSLVLTLPPMGALILKLRNLGS from the coding sequence ATGAACCGGGTTGTCACTGACTACGAAGCCTACCTGTTTGGCGAGGGCACGTGGCTGCGCGCCTGGGAGAAGCTGGGCGCCAGGCCTGCGGTGGTGGAAGACAAGGCCGGCTATACGTTTGCGGTCTGGGCACCCACCGCCAGCCGCGTATCCGTCGTCGGCAACTTCAATGGATGGGACGCCAGCGCGCATCCGATGCGCAACCTCGGCGTGAGCGGCCTGTGGGAGACCTTTATCCCCGGCGTGGCTGAAGGCGAGCCCTACAAATTCGAATTGCAGTCGGCGCTGGGTGGACCGTCGTTCACGAAGGCCGATCCATTTGCGTTGGCGGCGGAGCATCCGCCTCGCACGGCATCGGTGACCTCCACGCTGGGCCGCCACGAATGGCACGACCACTCGTGGATGGACGCGCGCACCCTGCGCGGCGTGGCCCTTGATGCGCCGATGTCGATTTACGAAGTGCACCCAGGGTCATGGCGGCGGAAGCCCGAGGAGGGCAACCGATCGCTGAACTGGAAGGAACTCAGCAACGAGCTGATTCCGTACGTGAAGCAGCTCGGCTTCACGCACATCGAGCTGATGCCGGTGATGGAACATCCGTATGAGCCGTCGTGGGGCTATCAGGTCACCGGCTACTTCGCTCCCACCAGCCGCTTCGGATCTCCCGATGACTTCCGCGCGTTCGTGGACACGTGTCACCTGAACGGCATCGGCGTGATTCTCGACTGGGTGCCCGGCCACTTTCCCAAGGATGCGCACGGGCTGGCGCGATTCGACGGCAGCGCGCTCTACGAACACGAAGACCCGCGGCAGGGCGAGCACCAGGACTGGGGCACGCTGATCTTCAACTACGGCCGCCATGAAATTCGCAACTTCCTGCTGACCAACGCGCTCTACTGGCTTGAGTCGTTCCATGTGGATGGCCTGCGCGTGGACGCCGTGGCATCGATGCTGTACCTGGACTACTCACGCGACGCCGGCCAGTGGATTCCCAATCGCCACGGCGGTCGCGAGAACCTGGACGCCATCGACTTCTTCCGCGAGTTGAATACGATCACGCACGAACAACATCCGGGCACCGCGATCATCGCCGAGGAGTCCACCGCGTTTCCCGCCGTGAGCCGTCCCACCTGGGTGGGCGGGCTGGGCTTCACCTACAAGTGGAACATGGGCTGGATGAACGACATCCTGACCTACGTGAGCAAAGATCCGGTGTTCCGCCGGTGGGAACATCAGCATCTGACGTTCTCGATGTTGTACGCGTGGAACGAGAACTTTGTCCTGCCGTTCTCACACGACGAGGTCGTGCACGGCAAGGGCTCGCTCATGACGCGCATTCCGGGCGACGAGTGGCAGCGCGCCGCCACGCTGCGGACGCTCTTTGCGTTCATGTATGTGCACCCGGGCAAGAAGCTGATGTTCATGGGCTCGGAGTTTGGCCAATGGCACGAATGGAGCCACGAGCGATCGCTCGACTGGCACCTGCTCGCCGGTCCGGTGCACTCTGGGCTCCAGCGTTTCGTCACCGATCTCAATCATCGCTATCTCGCGGAACCCTCGCTCTATCAGGTGGACTTCGCCGAAGCCGGATTCGAGTGGATCGACTGCAACGACCACGAAGCGAGTGTGATCTCGCTCATCAGGCGCGCGACCGATCCCACCGACTGGGTGGTGGCGGTGCTCAACTGGACTCCCATCGTCAGACACGACTACCGCATCGGCGTACCCGAGGCCGGCTTCTACGAAGAACTGCTGAACAGCGACGCGGAGGTGTACGGTGGCAGCAACGTCGGCAACGAAGGCGGCCGCCAGACAGAGGATGTGCCCCGACACGGACATCAGCAGTCACTCGTGCTGACGCTTCCGCCTATGGGGGCACTCATTCTGAAACTTAGGAACTTGG